The genomic interval TTCTATCCTCCCATCGGGAGGAGACATGGGTATTGCGGCGGTAGAACTCTGTGGGCGTTTCCCTCTGGCGTGGTACAGCGCTCCCGAAGACGATCCGGCCTGCGCCGCGATCATGGACGCTAATCTGGTCTTGCTCAAAGCGCTGCTGCTGGATGGGGATGGCCCGACCAAGGAAGACGATGAGCACGGAGTGCTACCGGCGCTGCACACCAAGATCGATCTGCTGCTGCTCATGATGAGCAAAGGTTTGCGGGGCCTCGAGCCGCTCCCCGAGTCGGTGTACTGCTGCATGGACGCCCAGCAGTTGCGTTGGCGCGGGCAGCCTGCCGGAACGCCACCTTCCCCGGAAGGGCCCGGTGCCCTCGCCCTCTACCTTCGGCCGAACATGGCCATCCCTCTGATTCTGCCCGGTTCTCTCATGAAGGACCTGCCCGGGTCGGAGGGCGATTGGTCCGGGCGGTTTGCCCATCGCTTGAGCGAGACCGTGCAGGAATGCCTGGATCGTCTAATATTCCGGTATCATCGGCGCTCCGTTGCGCGCAGTCGGGAAAAACCCTAAAGATCGGATGGACGGCCCTGGAAACCTCAGTGATTCGGTCGTGACGCAGGACGGCGGACACGATCGACGCAGCATCTCCCGTGAGCGTTGTGGTCTGATCGGGACGAGCACTGCCATGCGCGAGGTCACGCGCGTCCTCGGCAAGGTGGCACAGAGCGACAGTACGGTACTTCTTCTGGGTGAGTCGGGCACTGGGAAGGAGGTAGTCGCGCAGTGTCTGCACCAGCATTCGAGTCGCCGCAACGGTCCCTTTGTCGCCGTCAATTGCGGCGCCATCCCCGCTGAACTCATGGAGAGCGAGCTCTTCGGACACGAGAAGGGCGCCTTCACGGGGGCTCTGGTGGCGCGCAAGGGACGTTTCGAGCTTGCCGAGGGGGGCACGCTCTTTCTCGATGAAGTGGCGGAGATGAGCCCGCAGATGCAGGTAAAACTGCTGCGCGTGCTGCAGGAGCGGCGCTTTGAGCGCGTCGGTGGGTCGCGCAGCCTCCACGCCAACGTGCGCATCATCGCCGCAACCCACCGTAATTTGGAGGACCGGATACGAGAGAATCTTTTCCGGGAGGATTTGTACTACCGTCTGAATGTGTTCCCTGTGGATCTACCGCCGCTGCGCTGTCGCGAAAACGACGTGCGTCTCTTGATGGAATTTTTCCTCAAGCGCCAGGCGGCCGAGACGGGGAACCTGGAGGTCCGTTTGACGGAGGCGGCCTGGCGTGTGTTGCGCGATTACCATTGGCCAGGCAACGTGCGCGAATTGCAGAATCTGGCGGAGCGTCTGAGCATTCTCCATGCTGGTGAAGAGATCGATGTGGAGCAGTTGCCAGAGCGTCTACGCCGCCATGGTGCGGCGAGCCAGGCAGAGCAGGAGCAGCAGAGTCTGAGGGCGATATGGTCCGAGGGATTCTCCCCTCAGCCGGAACTCCCCTTCGATTTGAAGAAGCATATGGAAGCAGTGGAAAAGGAATTTTTGCTGCGCGCCCTGGATGAGTGCGACCAGGTGGTGGCGCGGGCTGCGGAGCGGCTGGGTCTGCGACGCACGACCATGGTGGAAAAGCTCAAGAAATATGCCCTATTGCCGGGGCGTTTCTGACCGTGGGGAAGTCTCCGGCAACGCAGTCGAAGCCCGACTCGGCGCAGCTTCTGGAAGCTTTTTCGCTCTTCAACGAGACCTCGCGCGAACTTACCGAGGCCTATGGTACCTTGCAAGCGGAAGTGGCCCGGCTTGGAGCCGAGTTGGCCTCGGCCAACGCGCGTCTGCGTGCAGAACTGCGTGCCAGGGAGGCCCTGAATCAACGGCTTTCCCTGCTCCTGGAATTGCTCCCAGGGGCTGTCCTCGTTGTCGACGATGCGGGGGCCATCCTGCAGATGAATCCTGAGGCGAGTCGCTTGCTCGGGTCGGACAAGGTGGGGTCGGTTTGGCATGGTCTGGAGGATCTGAGACTGGGAGAGAGTGGTGAGGAATGGCTGCTCCAGCAGCCGGGAAAGCCCATCCGGCGCTTGGCTGTCGCCATCAATGCCTTGCCCGATGAAGGGGGGCAGATCGTGCTTCTCCAGG from Acidithiobacillus caldus ATCC 51756 carries:
- a CDS encoding PilZ domain-containing protein; translated protein: MGIAAVELCGRFPLAWYSAPEDDPACAAIMDANLVLLKALLLDGDGPTKEDDEHGVLPALHTKIDLLLLMMSKGLRGLEPLPESVYCCMDAQQLRWRGQPAGTPPSPEGPGALALYLRPNMAIPLILPGSLMKDLPGSEGDWSGRFAHRLSETVQECLDRLIFRYHRRSVARSREKP
- a CDS encoding sigma-54 interaction domain-containing protein yields the protein MTQDGGHDRRSISRERCGLIGTSTAMREVTRVLGKVAQSDSTVLLLGESGTGKEVVAQCLHQHSSRRNGPFVAVNCGAIPAELMESELFGHEKGAFTGALVARKGRFELAEGGTLFLDEVAEMSPQMQVKLLRVLQERRFERVGGSRSLHANVRIIAATHRNLEDRIRENLFREDLYYRLNVFPVDLPPLRCRENDVRLLMEFFLKRQAAETGNLEVRLTEAAWRVLRDYHWPGNVRELQNLAERLSILHAGEEIDVEQLPERLRRHGAASQAEQEQQSLRAIWSEGFSPQPELPFDLKKHMEAVEKEFLLRALDECDQVVARAAERLGLRRTTMVEKLKKYALLPGRF